Part of the Catalinimonas alkaloidigena genome is shown below.
TAACAGTCCTCGTGAGCCTATAGATCGGTTTTATATTGAAAAAGATGCAATTGAGCATGCCGCCCGTTTTATGGGCAAACAAGTGCTGGTCGTACATCAGAAAGACCCTGTACTTGCCAAAGCATGTGAGGCTTCAGGATACAAATATATTCTTGACGAAGAAGGTAACATCAAAAATGGAAAAGCTGAAGGCATGATCCTCAGCACCATTATCGGATACCTTACAGGTAGAAAATATATTGGCTTTATAGATTCTGACAATTTTTTCCCTGGCGCTGTGCTTGAGTATGTAAAAGAATACTGCGCGGGCTTTATTCTTACCAAGTCAAAGTACGCGATGGTAAGAATATCATGGCATAGTAAGCCTAAGATTGTAGAATCAAATCTATTCTTTGCCAAACGGGGCAGGGCATCTGAACATACTAATCGAGTATTGAACTCTCTGGTAAGCAATTATACAGGTTATGGAACTGAGATCATCAAGACAGGTAATGCCGGAGAGCATGCCATGACCATGGATTTAGCAGCTAAATTAGACTTCTCATCAGGATACTCTATTGAGCCCTATCACTACATCAACATGCTGGAGCGATTTGGGGGAATTATTGGTAATCCAGAGAAAGATGTACTGAAGAACAGAATTGAAGTCTTTCAGATTGAATCCCGTAACCCTCACCTGCATGAAGTAAAGGGTGATGAGCATGTGAAAGATATGAGTCGCGCTGCTATGGAAGTTATTTACCGTTCTCCCATCTGTCCGGACCCAATCAAGCAAGAGATCATGGATGACCTTTATAATCGGAAACTTCTCAAGCGAGGAGATAAATTATCTGAAACGCTGTCATATTATCCAGCCATCGTAAATGCTGACCTCAAGAAGTTTTTGAAAACTGTAGAGAACCAGCCCTATGCGAAATTTTTGAAGGCTGACCTGAGTAAAAAAATAAAGAATGCCCAGCCCGGATTGATCAGGGACAAGGCAGACCAAAAAGGAGATCATCTGCCCGATCAGGGTAAAGTGCTGGAAATGAAATAGTTACTATAGACAGTTTCAGTAATTAATTCTTCAACCATTATCTTTAGACGTGAAGTGGATCGTATACACCGACCTTGATGGTACCCTCCTGGATTTTCAAACTTATTCATATAAGGTAACTGAGGATACAGTAAAAAAGCTGATTGAAAGAGATGTTCCTGTGATATTTTGCTCATCCAAAACCAGAGTAGAGCAGGAAGTCTACCGTAAGGCTTTACAATTGGATTATCCATTTATTGTTGAAAATGGAAGCGCTATCATTATCCCCCGGGATTTCTTCGGATTTGAGCTGGAATCATTGCACTTTCTTGAACCCTATAAACTTACAACGATAGGAGAGGAGGCGCACTTAGCGTTAATATTAGGAGAGAGTTACCAGTATATCAGATCAATCATTGTATCAGCCAGATCGGAAACTGATGCACATGTTTTTGGCTATGCTGATCTTACATTGGCAGAGATTATGAGCCTGACTGGCCTCGACAAAGCTTCGGCGCTACGCGCATCAAACCGAGATTTCTCTGAGACTTTGCTTAAAGGTATTGATGACTCCAAAAAGTGTAAATCTCTATTTCACATATTGGATGAACAGAACTTACTATGTGTTTCGGGAGGCAAGTTTCATACGGTGATGGGCAAAGGCGGTGATAAAGGTAAAGCCGTAAACATACTTGACCAGCTTCTGACACTGAAGTATGGTGAATTACAAACTATAGGCCTGGGAGATTCAGCGAATGACTTACCCTTGCTAAAAGAAGTAGATCGTCCTTTTCTCGTACAAAAACCTTCGGGTAAGTGGCAGGAAATAGAAGAAAATAGCGTAACCAAAGTAAATGCTATCGGGCCGGAAGGGTGGAACCTGGCGATACAGTCAATCTTTGACATTTAATTCAGCCTCCATAAACATTCAGGTTAAACGCATTTAATTTTTAGTCAAGTTTTTAAGAATGTTTAGCAGATAATTATCATCCCAACCTGCTGTCTTTCTTCTGTTCTTCACGCTTTCCTTATCTTGAACTTGATTGAGCAGTTGCAGAGCTAACTTCCGAGCGGTTGTCATATTCTCAGCAGCATTGCCTGTTTTAGTTCTACTCATATCTTCTCGGAATACAACATCAAGTTTCCAATGCAGATGATTTTCAATGCTCCAATGATTTCTAATGAGTTTATTAAACTCTTTAGCAGTAACCTCTAAACTGCTTAAATAGAAGCGGTTTTCATAGGTAATTTTTCCACCCTTTTCCCGGTTTGCTTCCACCATTATGATTGACTTTAAATGTTTCCATTCTGATAAATCATCTAGTAATGCAAGCTGGGTTTCCACATAACAGACTCTCTTCTCAATGCGGCCACTACCAAAATCTATCCACTCATCAAAGCACATATGCTTTTTTCTTTTACTCATCCAGTCTGTAATCTGCTCATACATATGCTTATGATCTTTCTTGATAGCTATCAAATAGTCTCCTCCTTTCTCTATAATTAAATCGCACGGCGAACCGTCTGCATTCTTGAGCTGGCAACCGGCTGCATCACTGCTCACTAAGGAGCCTTCCAAATCCAAAGACTTCAACAATTCAGGAATAGCGGTCTTTTCATTGCTTTTAGCATCTACTTTTTCCTGACCTAATATCAAGTGGTGTTCGGCTACCCAGGCACTTAATATACAAATGCCGCTCTTCTTAAAGCCTGACTTTGCTGTACCGCAAAGCACCTTACCATCCACGTTGATTTGGACAATACTACTTTTGATAAACCCTAATAACTCCTTAGACCAACGATACAGGCAACCTCCAAAAGCTGATTTGTCCATATATTTGAACACGCGATTAAAAGTGTCATGAGAGGGAATACCATTCGGTAGCTCTAAAAATCCTCTCAAGAATACCTCCTTTCGTTTACCATAGGCTTCTATCTCTTCAAAATCATCTGCTCCACTTACTATCGCACATAAGGCTATGACTAAAATATCTACCAGATTATGCTTCTTGCGCCGATTTATCCTAAAATCAGGAACGCTTCCAAAAACCTTTTGCCAATTCATCTGGCAAAGTTAGCTCTCTCCTCTTTTTTTACATACGTTTAAATGCGTTTAACCTGATAAACATTTAATAATGCGTTTAACTCTTCCAAAGAATTTGCGTCTTCTGCTTTTTTATCATGTCTCCATCGCAACATTCTGGGGAACCTTAAGGCTACACCTGATTTATGTCTGTTAGACTGTTGAATGCCTTCAAATGCGATTTCAAATACCAGTTCCGGTTTTACTGAACGTACGGGCCCAAACCGCTCTTTCGTATTTTTTTTAATAAAATTATCCACTTGCCGAAATTCAGCATCCGTAAGGCCGGAATAAGCTTTAGTAAATGGAACTAAGGTGGCTTCATCTTGTGAAAAGTCCCATACTGCAAAAGTATAATCAGTGTACAAACCCGCCCTGCGTCCTGAGCCCCGCTGCGCGTTTATCAGTACGCCATCAATGGTAAGAGGGTCAACTTTCCACTTCCACCAATCTCCTTTTTTGCGCCCCACCTGATATTCGGATTGTTTACGTTTGAGCATAAAGCCTTCGGCAAAGTATTCCCTGGATTGTTCTCTGAGAGATATCAGCTGAGCTTTGCTGGTGGTTTCTACTATGGTAGAGAGTTGAAACACATTTAGCGTATTACTGATATTGGCATGAAGGCTTTCTAAAATATTACGTCTTTCTGATAAGGGAACATTACGTATATCCTGACCTTCCCACTCCAAAACATCATAGGCTCTGATGACGACAGGAGCGTTTTTGAGTATAGATTTGCTTATGTTTTTTCTGCTAATGCGTGTCTGTAATGCAGCAAAATTTAAAAGTTCTCCGTTTTTATAAGGTAGTATTTCTCCATCAATGACAGTGCCGTCGGGCAGAAATTCTTGCAAGGGATGCAGTTCAGGAAATTTTTCGGTCAGTAATTCCTCACCTCTTGACCAGATAAATAATTTTCCGTTTCTCACTATACATTGCGCTCGTATGCCATCCCATTTCCATTCTATTTGCCAGTCGTCAATACTTTCCAGTTCTTCAAAATCTTTTGTATCCAGGGCATGTGCTAAAAAGAATGGATAAGGTCGGGAAAGTAAATCCTCTTTATTTTCTTCAACTATTAACTTTTGATAGCTCGTAGTATTAGGATTCCAATTACCCATCAAACGATGCGCTACTATGGTTTTATCAATGTTTTCTACTTCAGCAATAGCTCGGATCACATTATTTTGTGAAACGCCTATTCGAAATCCGCTGGTCATAAGTTTGTTAAAAACAAATTTTTCAGCGCTGGTCATTTTTTTCCAGGCAGTGGTGATCTGTTCTTTTTTTTCTTGGTCACTTAGGTCTTCCAAATTCTGCAAAAATGCAATCCAGTAAGACAGACCTTCATCTTGCTGCTCCTGGGCTTCAGGTAATAACAATGCCATAGTCTCCGCAAGGTCACCTACATTAGCATATGATTCTTCAAATAACCAATAGGGTATTTCCGCAAACTCAGTAGTCCATTCCTTTAACAGTGAAGTTCTTACCTGTTTTTTGGGTCGTTTATGCGTAAAAAGTGCTATGGTCCAAAGTTTATCTTTGTCAGATGCTTCCTGGAAGTACTGTTTAAGGAGGGCTATTTTATTATTTGTCTTATTTGTCTGATCTAATGCAGTGAAAAGTGCAGCAAACTCTTTCAAGGCTATTTGTTTTTGTTATTTGTACCACAACTCTGAAAACCTGATAAGGTTATGCATCAATGTTTACATCAGGCTTCTTATCTCACGCCTACCGCATAAGATAAGCACCTTTTTACTGATTCACTTTTTTGTGAAAAATCAACCTAATTCAGTGAGCAGGGACTAGAAATAAATATAAATTGTTATGGATTAATTAATATTTATTAGTAATCGCTCAAAAGATGACTTGATGTCTGTATTCCAAAATTTGATAAATAGTGATATTTAAAAAATATAGAAAAACATTATATCACGAAATAAATAAGCAAGTACAAAGTTCTGGAAACGAATTGATTATGTTCATTTTCTTAGTTTAAAACTTTAAGCATATCCTGGATACAAAAAAGGTGATATCTTAGAATACTTATAAATTTGATAGAAATAATAACTTATCGTTTTGTAACTAAATCAACTGTGTGTAATAAAATTCATAAATAAAAAAGGTAATGTACAATGTATTTGCTGAATATTTGTGCTGTATTCAAGGTATACAAATATTGCCAGTAAGGCCCAGGTACCTTTTAATATTGCTGATGAAAATATTCGGCTCAACCATAAAGTACATTATCATCATTAGTTTGATTTCATCTGCTTGTAATCGCGGAATGATATGTCCTGCTTTTCAGAGTAGTTTCATACTTAATGATAGTATTCGTGACATCACCTTTTCAGTATTAGGCACTGATTCTCTTCCCAGGGAGTACGTGACTGCAAAAAATCGTTTTGGAATAATGGAAGATGTCTCTTATCGTCAAAAGAAAGGTGAACTGAAGACCATTGAGATGATAACCATTTATGATCCCATGTTTCCCCCTGACAGTGTATTGACTGTACCTCAATATGAGGAAGATTCCCTAAAATTAGCTGATCCACAATTAAGCAGTGCGGTAAGCAAATAAAAAAAGCGCTCATAGAAAAGCGCTTTGTTATGGTAGGAATATTGCCTTTATACTACAATATTGACTATTTTCTTCGGCACTATAATTACCCTTTTAGGGGCCTTTCCCTGGGTCCACTTTTGAATCTGCTCTGCAGCAAGCACCTCTTTCTCAATATCTTCTTTAGGCATGTCAAGTGCAAATTTCATCTTGGCACGTACTTTTCCATTCACTGATATAGGATACTCATGAGATGCTTCAATAAGGTACTTTTCTTCAAACTGAGGGAAGCTTTCATGGGTTACACTATGTTCATTGCCCAAACTACGCCACAGCTCCTCAGCAATGTGGGGAGCAAATGGAGAAATAATGAGAACCAGCTTATCCAACACTTCTCTTTTATAACACTTAAGGCTACTTAGCTCATTGACACAGATCATAAAGCTACTTACTGAGGTGTTGAATGAAAGGGTTTCTATATCATCCTGCACTTTTTTTATCGTCTTGTGAAGTATCTTCAGTTCAGCTTCAGTAGCTTTTTCATCTTTGACCAGTAAATTATTGGCATCATCATAGAACAGACGCCAGAGTTTGCGAAGAAATTTAAATACGCCGTCTATTCCATTGGTATTCCAGGGTTTGGATTGCTCCAAAGGTCCCAGGAACATTTCGTACATTCTCAAAGTATCTGCTCCATACTGCTCAATGACATCATCAGGATTAACGACATTGAACTTGGATTTTGACATCTTTTCAACCTCACTACCGCACACATATGCTCCATCTTCAAGAATAAACTCAGCATTCTGTGCATCAGGACGCCACTTTTTAAAGGCCTCAATATCTAGTTTGCCGTCATATACAATGTTGACATCAACATATATGGCTGAGGTGTTATAGTCTTTTCTCAGATTGTAAGAAACGTATTTATTTTCACCGCTAAGTCTATAAACAAAATTGGATACTCCCTGAATCATGCCCTGATTTACCAGCTTTTTATAGGGCTCATCCACAGTTACATAGCCTCTGTCATAAAGAAATTTTGTCCAGAAGCGAGAATAAAGCAGGTGGCCGGTAGCGTGTTCTGTACCCCCTATATACAAATCCACATTTTCCCAGTAACTCTGCTTGGTCTTGCTTACGATTTCCTCTTTGTTATGCGGATCCATATAGCGGAAATGGTACCAACTGGAACCGGCCCAGCCCGGCATAGTTGTAAGCTCATATTCATATTGACCATCATATTTCCAGTCTGCTGCTCTTCCCAGAGGTGGTTCTCCGGTAGGGGTAGGCTTGTATTCATCTACTGAAGGAAGGGTTAAAGGAAGCTCATCACTACTCAAAGGGTGGGGGACACCATTATTAAAATACATAGGCACCGGTTCACCCCAATAGCGCTGACGACTGAAAACCGCATCGCGCATCCGGTAGTTAACCTTAGGTTTACCGACTCCCGACTTTTCAGCCTTCTCATTCACCGCTTTGATTGCTTCCGTAGATTCCATACCATTTAAAAAGCCTGAATTGATCATTTTTCCATGC
Proteins encoded:
- the mpgS gene encoding mannosyl-3-phosphoglycerate synthase; the encoded protein is MRIEIPREVERFGPIMFHDVQKVYELDAGLKFTKNEGKENSTIVRLSYESLHEIEEQMVIVVPVMEERIKLIEGVLSGIPNGCLVVIVSNSPREPIDRFYIEKDAIEHAARFMGKQVLVVHQKDPVLAKACEASGYKYILDEEGNIKNGKAEGMILSTIIGYLTGRKYIGFIDSDNFFPGAVLEYVKEYCAGFILTKSKYAMVRISWHSKPKIVESNLFFAKRGRASEHTNRVLNSLVSNYTGYGTEIIKTGNAGEHAMTMDLAAKLDFSSGYSIEPYHYINMLERFGGIIGNPEKDVLKNRIEVFQIESRNPHLHEVKGDEHVKDMSRAAMEVIYRSPICPDPIKQEIMDDLYNRKLLKRGDKLSETLSYYPAIVNADLKKFLKTVENQPYAKFLKADLSKKIKNAQPGLIRDKADQKGDHLPDQGKVLEMK
- a CDS encoding HAD-IIB family hydrolase, whose product is MKWIVYTDLDGTLLDFQTYSYKVTEDTVKKLIERDVPVIFCSSKTRVEQEVYRKALQLDYPFIVENGSAIIIPRDFFGFELESLHFLEPYKLTTIGEEAHLALILGESYQYIRSIIVSARSETDAHVFGYADLTLAEIMSLTGLDKASALRASNRDFSETLLKGIDDSKKCKSLFHILDEQNLLCVSGGKFHTVMGKGGDKGKAVNILDQLLTLKYGELQTIGLGDSANDLPLLKEVDRPFLVQKPSGKWQEIEENSVTKVNAIGPEGWNLAIQSIFDI
- a CDS encoding ISAs1 family transposase → MNWQKVFGSVPDFRINRRKKHNLVDILVIALCAIVSGADDFEEIEAYGKRKEVFLRGFLELPNGIPSHDTFNRVFKYMDKSAFGGCLYRWSKELLGFIKSSIVQINVDGKVLCGTAKSGFKKSGICILSAWVAEHHLILGQEKVDAKSNEKTAIPELLKSLDLEGSLVSSDAAGCQLKNADGSPCDLIIEKGGDYLIAIKKDHKHMYEQITDWMSKRKKHMCFDEWIDFGSGRIEKRVCYVETQLALLDDLSEWKHLKSIIMVEANREKGGKITYENRFYLSSLEVTAKEFNKLIRNHWSIENHLHWKLDVVFREDMSRTKTGNAAENMTTARKLALQLLNQVQDKESVKNRRKTAGWDDNYLLNILKNLTKN
- a CDS encoding ATP-dependent DNA ligase, with protein sequence MKEFAALFTALDQTNKTNNKIALLKQYFQEASDKDKLWTIALFTHKRPKKQVRTSLLKEWTTEFAEIPYWLFEESYANVGDLAETMALLLPEAQEQQDEGLSYWIAFLQNLEDLSDQEKKEQITTAWKKMTSAEKFVFNKLMTSGFRIGVSQNNVIRAIAEVENIDKTIVAHRLMGNWNPNTTSYQKLIVEENKEDLLSRPYPFFLAHALDTKDFEELESIDDWQIEWKWDGIRAQCIVRNGKLFIWSRGEELLTEKFPELHPLQEFLPDGTVIDGEILPYKNGELLNFAALQTRISRKNISKSILKNAPVVIRAYDVLEWEGQDIRNVPLSERRNILESLHANISNTLNVFQLSTIVETTSKAQLISLREQSREYFAEGFMLKRKQSEYQVGRKKGDWWKWKVDPLTIDGVLINAQRGSGRRAGLYTDYTFAVWDFSQDEATLVPFTKAYSGLTDAEFRQVDNFIKKNTKERFGPVRSVKPELVFEIAFEGIQQSNRHKSGVALRFPRMLRWRHDKKAEDANSLEELNALLNVYQVKRI
- the leuS gene encoding leucine--tRNA ligase; this encodes MAEYDFREIEKKWQKYWKEKEIYKVNVDTSKPKYYVLDMFPYPSGAGLHVGHPLGYIASDIVSRYKRLKGYNVLHPMGFDAFGLPAEQYAIQTGQHPAITTENNIKRYKEQLDNIGFSFDWDKEVQTCDPAYYKWTQWIFLQLFHSWYNQETDRAEPIEELLSRFEKEGNQNVSAACDEDTPTFNAEEWQQMDEQKQQLILLNYRLTYVSDTVVNWCPELGTVLANDEVKDGFSERGGYPVERRKMRQWMMRITAYADRLLAGLETIQWSDSLKEMQRNWIGKSFGCELDFKVKDSDIVLTAFTTRSDTIYGVTYVTLAPEHELIEQLTTKEHKAEVEAYVEIAKNRSERDRMADVKTVSGVFTGSYVINPINGEEIQLWVADYVLAGYGTGVVMAVPSSDDRDFRFAKHFDLPIIPVIEGTEDMEDPTEKKHGKMINSGFLNGMESTEAIKAVNEKAEKSGVGKPKVNYRMRDAVFSRQRYWGEPVPMYFNNGVPHPLSSDELPLTLPSVDEYKPTPTGEPPLGRAADWKYDGQYEYELTTMPGWAGSSWYHFRYMDPHNKEEIVSKTKQSYWENVDLYIGGTEHATGHLLYSRFWTKFLYDRGYVTVDEPYKKLVNQGMIQGVSNFVYRLSGENKYVSYNLRKDYNTSAIYVDVNIVYDGKLDIEAFKKWRPDAQNAEFILEDGAYVCGSEVEKMSKSKFNVVNPDDVIEQYGADTLRMYEMFLGPLEQSKPWNTNGIDGVFKFLRKLWRLFYDDANNLLVKDEKATEAELKILHKTIKKVQDDIETLSFNTSVSSFMICVNELSSLKCYKREVLDKLVLIISPFAPHIAEELWRSLGNEHSVTHESFPQFEEKYLIEASHEYPISVNGKVRAKMKFALDMPKEDIEKEVLAAEQIQKWTQGKAPKRVIIVPKKIVNIVV